In Mycteria americana isolate JAX WOST 10 ecotype Jacksonville Zoo and Gardens chromosome 5, USCA_MyAme_1.0, whole genome shotgun sequence, one DNA window encodes the following:
- the FNBP4 gene encoding formin-binding protein 4 isoform X3, whose translation MGKKSRAAPGRRPILQLSPPGPRRDEAAVPPAEGADSGSEPDEPEAVAEPPRSAPNPPPPAPAAVKPTGGLCLLGAYADSDDEEGETPEKLARSADANGNNSADIDSTLANFLAEIDAITAPPQPAEPASAPPPTPPRPEPKESGSGQSSGTANGAGSAPAPEWQYDTQCSLAGVGELEMGDWQEVWDENTGCYYYWNTQSNEVTWELPQYLATQVQGLQHYQHSSTVAGANGSFVAAAELYPQEKGAAPGSVGRGASLAKREVKKEVNEGVQALSNSEEEKKGVAAALLAPLLPDVVKEEEERWRRKVICKEEVEPPPEEEAKAEEVAAAPEEPEPSRDPLEDTLQEDLCSVVQSGESAEEEEEQDTLELEMVLERKKAELRALEEGDGSVSGSSPLSDGSQSASQDATRRLASKRGKWKLFVGAASPESASRGSSKTGRESPEAGEAAVSTEAADANSDKEAESEEPQEKAKAQGAPKIEEEEQDLKDPFRAVGGMPSPRFQIGELANTLTSKLEFLGINRQSISNFHMLLLQTETRIADWREGALNGNYLKRKLQDAAEQLKQYEINATPKGWSCHWDREHRRYFYVNERSGESQWEFPDGEDEEEGQRTTDRKADGPPKPPPKDKGERAGDPAERSTGSLCKESFSGQVPATSLMPLTPFWTLLQSSVPVLQPPLPLEMPPPPPPPPDSPPPPPPPPPPPGEDGEIQEVEMEDEGGEEPPAPGTEEDAPLKPLLRPAASSSQGAVEPSPAPLLSAKPQKRKAAEMNPGLMQRTATIGSCPVIYSQPLMAAGKYQPSAVPLASLRPRQRLQGEIQGRPNLRIAPGHAGPQPAALGLQSGFLGVTAPAAPSVMSYSECAAPVSLAAAAVQPAPARGALPAAGTADQPPPPLPPQTPPPPAPKAPPPPEKEKPRKGRKDKGKKGKTKMPSLVKKWQSIQRELDEEENSSSSEEDRETTAQRRIEEWKQQQLMSGMAERNANFEALPEDWRARLKRRKTASST comes from the exons ATGGGGAAGAAatcccgcgccgcgccgggccgccgGCCCATcctccagctctcccctcccgggccccgccgcgATGAGGCGGCGGTACCGCCGGCTGAAGGGGCTGACTCGGGTTCCGAGCCGG ACGAGCCCGAAGCGGTGGCGGAGCCTCCCCGCAGCGCGCCCAACCCGCcaccccccgcgcccgccgccgtcAAGCCCACAG gcggTTTGTGTCTGCTCGGTGCCTACGCAGACAGCGATGATGAGGAGGGCGAAACCCCAGAGAAATTGGCCCGTTCCGCGGACGCAAATGGCAATAATTCGGCAGACATCGACAGCACGCTGGCAAACTTCCTGGCG GAGATCGATGCCATCACGGCTCCTCCGCAGCCCGCCGAGCCCGCCTCCGCGCCGCCCCCCACGCCTCCCCGCCCGGAGCCGAAGGAGTCGGGCTCGGGCCAGTCCTCGGGCACCGCCAATGGCGCGGGCTCTGCGCCGGCCCCGGAATGGCAGTACGACACCCAGTGCTCGCTGGCGGGAG TGGGGGAGCTGGAGATGGGTGACTGGCAGGAGGTGTGGGACGAGAACACCGGCTGCTACTATTACTGGAACACCCAGAGCAACGAGGTGACCTGGGAGCTGCCGCAGTACCTGGCGACGCAGGTCCAGGGCCTGCAGCACTACCAGCACAG cagcaccGTGGCAGGCGCCAACGGCAGTTTTGTAGCGGCTGCTGAGCTGTACCCCCAGGAGAAGggggccgccccgggcagcgTCGGCCGTGGGGCCAGCCTTGCCAAGCGGGAGGTGAAAAAG GAAGTGAACGAAGGCGTGCAGGCCCTCTCCAAcagcgaggaggagaagaagggggTGGCTGCGGCCCTCCTGGCACCGCTCCTGCCTGATGTggtgaaggaggaagaggagcgcTGGAGGAGAAAAGTGATCTGCAAAGAGGAGGTTGAGCCGCCCCCGGAAGAGGAGGCGAAAGCAGAAGAGGTGGCGGCTGCTCCCGAAGAGCCGGAGCCCAGCAGGGATCCCCTGGAAGACACGCTGCAGGAGGATCTGTGCAGCGTGGTGCAGTCGGGGGAgagtgctgaggaagaggaggagcaagACACCCTCGAGCTGGAGATGGTGCTGGAGAGAAAGAAG GCGGAGCTGCGTGCCTTGGAGGAAGGCGATGGCAGTGTTTCGGGCTCCAGCCCGCTCTCCGATGGGAGCCAGTCGGCCTCGCAGGATGCAACCCGCAGGCTGGCCTCCAAGCGAGGGAAATGGAAACTGTTtgtgggagctgccagccccgaATCCGCTAGTCGAGGCTCCAGCAAAACGGGCCGGGAGAGCCCGGAAGCGGGAGAAGCAG cggtgagcacagaagcagctgatgCGAATTCAGACAAAGAGGCAGAGTCTGAGGAGCCCcaggagaaagcaaaagcacaagGGGCACCAAAAAtagaagaggaggagcaggacctAAAG GATCCCTTTAGAGCTGTTGGAGGAATGCCGTCTCCTCGG TTTCAGATCGGAGAGCTGGCAAATACTCTGACTAGTAAATTGGAGTTCCTGGGCATCAACAGACAATCTATCTCCAACTTCCACATGTTGCTGTTGCAGACAGAG ACCCGCATTGCAGACTGGCGAGAAGGTGCTCTCAATGGAAACTACCTCAAACGCAAACTCCAAGACGCAGCCGAACAGCTAAAACAATACGAAATAAACGCCACCCCTAAAggctggtcctgccactgggacAG GGAGCATAGACGCTATTTCTATGTTAACGAGCGCTCAGGAGAGTCGCAATGGGAGTTCCCCGATGGGGAGGACGAAGAGGAGGGACAGCGGACCACCGACAGAAAAGCCGACGGTCCTCCTAAACCACCTCCAAAAGACAAAGGAGAGCGCGCCGGGGACCCCGCCGAGCGCTCCACAG GCTCCCTTTGTAAAGAATCCTTCTCAGGCCAAGTTCCTGCTACGTCTCTCATGCCGCTCACTCCATTTTGGACTCTGCTTCAGTCCTCTGTCCCGGTCCTCCAACCTCCCTTGCCTTTGGAAATgcctccgccgcctccgcctccgccggactcgcccccgccgccgcctccgccgcccccgcctcccggAGAAGACGGCGAGATCCAGGAAGTGGAGATGGAAGATGAGGGGGGCGaggagccgcccgccccgggaACGGAGGAAGACGCTCCCCTGAAGCCTCTCCTGcgcccagctgccagcagcagccag GGTGCCGTCGAAccgagcccggccccgctgctctcCGCCAAGCCTCAGAAGAGGAAAGCCGCGGAGATGAACCCGGGGCTGATGCAGCGAACGGCCACCATCGGCAGCTGCCCCGTCATCTACAGCCAGCCCCTGATGGCCGCCGGCAAGTACCAGCCTTCGGCCGTGCCCCTCGCCTCCCTGAGGCCGCGCCAGCGGCTGCAGGGCGAGATCCAGGGCCGCCCCAACCTCCGCATCGCGCCGGGCCACGCCGGCCCTCAGCCCGCCGCGCTGGGCCTGCAGTCCGGCTTCCTGGGCGTGACGGCGCCTGCCGCGCCTTCCGTCATGAGCTACTCGGAGTGCGCCGCGCCCGTCAGCCTCGCCGCTGCCGCCGTGCAGCCAGCCCCGGCGCGAGgagccctgcccgctgccggcaccgccgACCAGCCgcctcccccgctgcccccccagaCGCCCCCACCTCCCGCCCCcaaggcgccgccgccgccagagAAGGAGAAGCCGAGGAAGGGGCGGAAGGACAAG GGCAAGAAGGGCAAGACGAAGATGCCGTCGCTGGTGAAGAAGTGGCAGAGCATCCAGCGGGAGCTGGACGAGGAGGAGAACTCCAGCTCCAGCGAGGAGGACCGGGAGACCACCGCCCAGCGGCGCATCGAGgagtggaagcagcagcagctgatgag TGGCATGGCGGAGAGGAACGCCAACTTCGAGGCGCTGCCGGAGGACTGGCGAGCGCGGCTGAAGCGGAGGAAAACCGCGTCGAGCACATGA
- the FNBP4 gene encoding formin-binding protein 4 isoform X5 produces the protein MGKKSRAAPGRRPILQLSPPGPRRDEAAVPPAEGADSGSEPDEPEAVAEPPRSAPNPPPPAPAAVKPTGGLCLLGAYADSDDEEGETPEKLARSADANGNNSADIDSTLANFLAEIDAITAPPQPAEPASAPPPTPPRPEPKESGSGQSSGTANGAGSAPAPEWQYDTQCSLAGVGELEMGDWQEVWDENTGCYYYWNTQSNEVTWELPQYLATQVQGLQHYQHSSTVAGANGSFVAAAELYPQEKGAAPGSVGRGASLAKREVKKEVNEGVQALSNSEEEKKGVAAALLAPLLPDVVKEEEERWRRKVICKEEVEPPPEEEAKAEEVAAAPEEPEPSRDPLEDTLQEDLCSVVQSGESAEEEEEQDTLELEMVLERKKAELRALEEGDGSVSGSSPLSDGSQSASQDATRRLASKRGKWKLFVGAASPESASRGSSKTGRESPEAGEAAVSTEAADANSDKEAESEEPQEKAKAQGAPKIEEEEQDLKFQIGELANTLTSKLEFLGINRQSISNFHMLLLQTETRIADWREGALNGNYLKRKLQDAAEQLKQYEINATPKGWSCHWDRISGSPLLTNSSDKGQTSTHRRNEEQDFCLLPAGSIDAISMLTSAQESRNGSSPMGRTKRRDSGPPTEKPTVLLNHLQKTKESAPGTPPSAPQSSVPVLQPPLPLEMPPPPPPPPDSPPPPPPPPPPPGEDGEIQEVEMEDEGGEEPPAPGTEEDAPLKPLLRPAASSSQGAVEPSPAPLLSAKPQKRKAAEMNPGLMQRTATIGSCPVIYSQPLMAAGKYQPSAVPLASLRPRQRLQGEIQGRPNLRIAPGHAGPQPAALGLQSGFLGVTAPAAPSVMSYSECAAPVSLAAAAVQPAPARGALPAAGTADQPPPPLPPQTPPPPAPKAPPPPEKEKPRKGRKDKGKKGKTKMPSLVKKWQSIQRELDEEENSSSSEEDRETTAQRRIEEWKQQQLMSGMAERNANFEALPEDWRARLKRRKTASST, from the exons ATGGGGAAGAAatcccgcgccgcgccgggccgccgGCCCATcctccagctctcccctcccgggccccgccgcgATGAGGCGGCGGTACCGCCGGCTGAAGGGGCTGACTCGGGTTCCGAGCCGG ACGAGCCCGAAGCGGTGGCGGAGCCTCCCCGCAGCGCGCCCAACCCGCcaccccccgcgcccgccgccgtcAAGCCCACAG gcggTTTGTGTCTGCTCGGTGCCTACGCAGACAGCGATGATGAGGAGGGCGAAACCCCAGAGAAATTGGCCCGTTCCGCGGACGCAAATGGCAATAATTCGGCAGACATCGACAGCACGCTGGCAAACTTCCTGGCG GAGATCGATGCCATCACGGCTCCTCCGCAGCCCGCCGAGCCCGCCTCCGCGCCGCCCCCCACGCCTCCCCGCCCGGAGCCGAAGGAGTCGGGCTCGGGCCAGTCCTCGGGCACCGCCAATGGCGCGGGCTCTGCGCCGGCCCCGGAATGGCAGTACGACACCCAGTGCTCGCTGGCGGGAG TGGGGGAGCTGGAGATGGGTGACTGGCAGGAGGTGTGGGACGAGAACACCGGCTGCTACTATTACTGGAACACCCAGAGCAACGAGGTGACCTGGGAGCTGCCGCAGTACCTGGCGACGCAGGTCCAGGGCCTGCAGCACTACCAGCACAG cagcaccGTGGCAGGCGCCAACGGCAGTTTTGTAGCGGCTGCTGAGCTGTACCCCCAGGAGAAGggggccgccccgggcagcgTCGGCCGTGGGGCCAGCCTTGCCAAGCGGGAGGTGAAAAAG GAAGTGAACGAAGGCGTGCAGGCCCTCTCCAAcagcgaggaggagaagaagggggTGGCTGCGGCCCTCCTGGCACCGCTCCTGCCTGATGTggtgaaggaggaagaggagcgcTGGAGGAGAAAAGTGATCTGCAAAGAGGAGGTTGAGCCGCCCCCGGAAGAGGAGGCGAAAGCAGAAGAGGTGGCGGCTGCTCCCGAAGAGCCGGAGCCCAGCAGGGATCCCCTGGAAGACACGCTGCAGGAGGATCTGTGCAGCGTGGTGCAGTCGGGGGAgagtgctgaggaagaggaggagcaagACACCCTCGAGCTGGAGATGGTGCTGGAGAGAAAGAAG GCGGAGCTGCGTGCCTTGGAGGAAGGCGATGGCAGTGTTTCGGGCTCCAGCCCGCTCTCCGATGGGAGCCAGTCGGCCTCGCAGGATGCAACCCGCAGGCTGGCCTCCAAGCGAGGGAAATGGAAACTGTTtgtgggagctgccagccccgaATCCGCTAGTCGAGGCTCCAGCAAAACGGGCCGGGAGAGCCCGGAAGCGGGAGAAGCAG cggtgagcacagaagcagctgatgCGAATTCAGACAAAGAGGCAGAGTCTGAGGAGCCCcaggagaaagcaaaagcacaagGGGCACCAAAAAtagaagaggaggagcaggacctAAAG TTTCAGATCGGAGAGCTGGCAAATACTCTGACTAGTAAATTGGAGTTCCTGGGCATCAACAGACAATCTATCTCCAACTTCCACATGTTGCTGTTGCAGACAGAG ACCCGCATTGCAGACTGGCGAGAAGGTGCTCTCAATGGAAACTACCTCAAACGCAAACTCCAAGACGCAGCCGAACAGCTAAAACAATACGAAATAAACGCCACCCCTAAAggctggtcctgccactgggacAG GATCTCTGGATCACCTCTTCTGACCAACAGCTCTGACAAAGGACAAACTTCAACTCATCGACGGAACGAAGAACAAGATTTCTGTCTCCTGCCAGCAG GGAGCATAGACGCTATTTCTATGTTAACGAGCGCTCAGGAGAGTCGCAATGGGAGTTCCCCGATGGGGAGGACGAAGAGGAGGGACAGCGGACCACCGACAGAAAAGCCGACGGTCCTCCTAAACCACCTCCAAAAGACAAAGGAGAGCGCGCCGGGGACCCCGCCGAGCGCTCCACAG TCCTCTGTCCCGGTCCTCCAACCTCCCTTGCCTTTGGAAATgcctccgccgcctccgcctccgccggactcgcccccgccgccgcctccgccgcccccgcctcccggAGAAGACGGCGAGATCCAGGAAGTGGAGATGGAAGATGAGGGGGGCGaggagccgcccgccccgggaACGGAGGAAGACGCTCCCCTGAAGCCTCTCCTGcgcccagctgccagcagcagccag GGTGCCGTCGAAccgagcccggccccgctgctctcCGCCAAGCCTCAGAAGAGGAAAGCCGCGGAGATGAACCCGGGGCTGATGCAGCGAACGGCCACCATCGGCAGCTGCCCCGTCATCTACAGCCAGCCCCTGATGGCCGCCGGCAAGTACCAGCCTTCGGCCGTGCCCCTCGCCTCCCTGAGGCCGCGCCAGCGGCTGCAGGGCGAGATCCAGGGCCGCCCCAACCTCCGCATCGCGCCGGGCCACGCCGGCCCTCAGCCCGCCGCGCTGGGCCTGCAGTCCGGCTTCCTGGGCGTGACGGCGCCTGCCGCGCCTTCCGTCATGAGCTACTCGGAGTGCGCCGCGCCCGTCAGCCTCGCCGCTGCCGCCGTGCAGCCAGCCCCGGCGCGAGgagccctgcccgctgccggcaccgccgACCAGCCgcctcccccgctgcccccccagaCGCCCCCACCTCCCGCCCCcaaggcgccgccgccgccagagAAGGAGAAGCCGAGGAAGGGGCGGAAGGACAAG GGCAAGAAGGGCAAGACGAAGATGCCGTCGCTGGTGAAGAAGTGGCAGAGCATCCAGCGGGAGCTGGACGAGGAGGAGAACTCCAGCTCCAGCGAGGAGGACCGGGAGACCACCGCCCAGCGGCGCATCGAGgagtggaagcagcagcagctgatgag TGGCATGGCGGAGAGGAACGCCAACTTCGAGGCGCTGCCGGAGGACTGGCGAGCGCGGCTGAAGCGGAGGAAAACCGCGTCGAGCACATGA